A genomic stretch from Paraburkholderia dioscoreae includes:
- a CDS encoding MFS transporter: protein MAQRLDSLETGPFHWRLLGLIGGGMFFDAFDNFLAGSVLGALVQQGLSDMHMNALFISMSFAGLTLGAWGAGVIGDRFGRRFSYQFNLLIFGLTSIAAAFAPSMTWLIVLRFIMGIGLGAEIVVGYSTLNEFMPAHARGRFASLLNLITNSSVLVSAACGFLIIPHFGWRWMFAIPGIGALVIWYLRKKMPESPRWLAAVGRHQEAREVVEKIEAQSVRRDAPLPVAPQEEEPGRLRDLFAARQLSRTLVGISVICISFTAMYAFVAWVPTFLVKQGFDITHSLLITSAMFAGGPAGSLISMAIADRIGRKWGLVIFSALGAVIGMAYPYVTHAVTIALVGFGVTTCIYVTSALGVACYVTELFPTRLRLRGVGLANAAGRAVNVGVPYVVAAVYALAGLLGVVSFIAALFALLVVILITLGVETKQRTLEEVQAQPGADSGIDVKKPLNIGGM from the coding sequence GTGGCACAGCGGCTCGATTCGCTCGAGACCGGACCGTTTCATTGGCGGCTGCTCGGCCTGATCGGCGGCGGCATGTTCTTCGACGCATTCGACAATTTCCTTGCCGGCAGCGTGCTCGGCGCGCTCGTGCAGCAGGGTCTGTCGGACATGCACATGAACGCGCTATTCATTTCGATGAGCTTTGCCGGTCTGACGCTTGGCGCATGGGGCGCGGGGGTGATCGGCGATCGCTTCGGGCGGCGCTTTTCGTATCAGTTCAATCTGCTGATCTTTGGCCTCACCTCGATCGCGGCCGCCTTCGCGCCGTCCATGACATGGCTGATCGTGCTGCGCTTCATCATGGGCATCGGCCTCGGCGCGGAGATCGTGGTCGGCTATAGCACGCTCAACGAGTTCATGCCCGCGCATGCGCGAGGTCGCTTTGCTTCGCTGCTGAACCTGATCACCAACTCGTCGGTACTGGTCTCGGCGGCGTGCGGCTTCCTGATCATTCCGCATTTCGGGTGGCGCTGGATGTTCGCGATTCCCGGTATCGGCGCCCTCGTGATCTGGTATCTGCGCAAGAAGATGCCGGAGTCGCCCCGCTGGCTTGCGGCGGTAGGACGCCATCAGGAAGCGCGCGAAGTGGTCGAGAAGATCGAAGCGCAAAGCGTGCGCCGCGACGCGCCGTTGCCGGTCGCGCCGCAGGAAGAAGAGCCCGGCCGTCTGCGCGATCTGTTCGCCGCGCGGCAGCTATCGCGCACGCTGGTCGGCATCTCGGTGATCTGTATTTCCTTTACGGCGATGTATGCGTTCGTCGCCTGGGTGCCGACCTTTCTCGTCAAGCAGGGCTTCGACATTACCCATTCCCTGCTGATCACGTCGGCCATGTTCGCGGGCGGGCCTGCCGGTTCGCTGATCAGTATGGCGATCGCCGACAGGATCGGCCGCAAATGGGGGCTTGTGATCTTCTCCGCGCTCGGCGCGGTGATCGGCATGGCGTATCCGTACGTCACGCATGCGGTGACGATCGCGCTGGTCGGCTTCGGCGTGACGACGTGCATCTATGTCACCTCCGCGCTCGGCGTGGCGTGTTACGTGACCGAGCTGTTCCCAACCCGGCTGCGGCTGCGCGGTGTCGGCCTCGCGAACGCGGCGGGACGCGCGGTCAACGTCGGCGTGCCGTACGTGGTGGCAGCCGTGTATGCACTCGCGGGACTGCTCGGCGTGGTGTCGTTCATCGCCGCGCTGTTCGCCTTGCTCGTCGTGATTCTCATCACGCTCGGCGTCGAAACCAAACAACGCACACTCGAGGAAGTGCAGGCACAGCCGGGCGCCGACTCGGGCATCGACGTAAAGAAACCCCTCAATATTGGAGGCATGTAA
- a CDS encoding N-acyl homoserine lactonase family protein: protein MTGASDTYELFAIKYARRDGWRSDNFIGGDDDHSSAMPLDYYVWVARNSERAVLIDTGFNAEVAAKRGRGVLRCPIDSLRLVGIDPDSVSDAVITHLHYDHVGNFTLLPSARFHLQEPEMHFATGRHMKDAHFAHHYEPEDVAAMVKMNFAQRVVMHNGPAELAPGIQLQPVGGHTPGLQIVRVKTARGWVVVASDASHFYDNIEKRRPFSNACDVCKMLDAFDTVYLLADSKQHVIPGHDPQVLERYPAPTRELEGIVARLDVAPVSHAE, encoded by the coding sequence ATGACAGGCGCTTCAGACACCTATGAACTCTTTGCGATCAAGTACGCGCGCCGCGACGGCTGGCGCAGCGACAACTTCATCGGCGGCGACGACGATCACAGTAGTGCGATGCCGCTCGACTACTACGTGTGGGTCGCGCGCAATAGCGAACGCGCGGTGCTGATCGACACGGGTTTCAACGCCGAAGTCGCGGCAAAACGCGGGCGCGGCGTGCTGCGCTGTCCGATCGATTCGTTAAGGCTCGTCGGTATCGATCCCGATTCTGTCAGCGACGCCGTGATCACGCATCTGCATTACGACCACGTCGGCAACTTCACGCTATTGCCTTCGGCGCGTTTTCATCTGCAGGAACCGGAGATGCATTTCGCGACCGGGCGCCATATGAAGGACGCGCATTTCGCCCATCACTATGAGCCCGAAGATGTTGCCGCGATGGTGAAGATGAACTTTGCGCAACGCGTGGTGATGCACAACGGCCCCGCCGAACTTGCGCCCGGCATCCAGTTGCAACCGGTCGGCGGACACACGCCCGGTTTGCAGATCGTGCGCGTGAAAACGGCGCGCGGCTGGGTCGTGGTCGCATCGGATGCGTCGCACTTCTACGACAACATCGAGAAACGCCGGCCCTTTTCGAATGCCTGCGACGTGTGCAAGATGCTCGACGCGTTCGACACCGTCTACCTGCTCGCCGATTCGAAGCAGCACGTGATTCCCGGCCACGATCCGCAAGTCCTGGAACGTTATCCGGCGCCGACCCGCGAACTCGAAGGGATCGTCGCGCGGCTCGACGTGGCGCCAGTCAGCCATGCCGAATGA